The Infirmifilum lucidum DNA segment AAGATAGGGGACAAGAGGCTCAGGAAGGGTCTCCCGGGCATGCCGCCAGATTTTAAAAATCCTCCTAGTGGGTGTAGGTTCCACCCGAGGTGCCCTCTAGCAATGGATATATGTAAAGATAAAGAGCCACCGCTGGTTTCTCTTGGAAGTGGAAGGCTCGTAGCCTGTTGGCTCTATGGAGAAGGGGGTGTTGGAGTTGGCTGAGCTTCTCAGGCTTGAAAACGTGGAAAAGACGTTCAAGTATGGAATAGTCTTTGGCTTCAAGTTCAAAGCCCTCGACAGGGTAAGCCTTCAACTCGGCCAGAAGCCTACAATCTACGCGCTGGCTGGAGAGAGTGGCTCAGGTAAAACTACGTTGGCTAGAGTTATCCTCAGAATGTTAAAGCCTGATTCAGGAAGAGTTCTCTACAAAGGGAGAGAAGTGTACAGCCTTAGGGGCAATGAGCTTAAATGGTTTAGGTCGGAGGTCCAGGCAGTATTTCAGAACCCATACGCATCATTCAATCCTCTCAGGAGAGTCTACTCCTACCTCCTCGATACAGCCATGCAACTAGGCGGAGTTAGAGATGAGAGGGAAGCTGAGGAACTCATAGAGAAGACTCTGCTCTCGGTCGGGCTTAATCCAGAGGATGTGAAAGGTAAGTATCCTTCTCAGTTCTCTGGTGGCCAGCTACAGAGAGTTGCTATAGCTAGAACCCTCATATCCAGGCCTAAGCTCATAGTAGCCGATGAACCTGTATCAATGTTAGATGCTTCTCTGAGAGCTAGCATCCTCGAGATATTCAAGAGGCTTAAGGAGAATATGGGGATCTCCTTCCTCTACATAACCCACGACCTATCTACAGCCTACTATATAAGCGATGAGATAACCATAATGCTTAGAGGCTGGATTA contains these protein-coding regions:
- a CDS encoding ABC transporter ATP-binding protein, yielding MLELAELLRLENVEKTFKYGIVFGFKFKALDRVSLQLGQKPTIYALAGESGSGKTTLARVILRMLKPDSGRVLYKGREVYSLRGNELKWFRSEVQAVFQNPYASFNPLRRVYSYLLDTAMQLGGVRDEREAEELIEKTLLSVGLNPEDVKGKYPSQFSGGQLQRVAIARTLISRPKLIVADEPVSMLDASLRASILEIFKRLKENMGISFLYITHDLSTAYYISDEITIMLRGWIIEKGPVEKVLGEPLHPYTTALLESLAEPDLEKRAKWLNRVELGGIEEKEFVAGGCRYRHRCPLAFEKCSQEPPMVFVKDRGVYVKCWLYA